The window TCGCACGCAACTTCGACGATATCTCGATCATCCCGACCTTCGTGCTGACGCCGCTGACGTACCTGGGCGGGGTGTTCTATTCGATCAACCTGCTGCCGCCGTTCTGGCAGACCGTGTCGTTGGCCAACCCGGTGCTGCACATGGTCAACTCGTTCCGCTACGGCATCCTAGGGGTGTCGGATATCAGCATTGGTACGGCGATTACCTTCATGCTGGTCGCCACCGCGGTGCTCTACCTGGTGTGCGTTCGCCTGCTGGTCAGCGGCCGCGGCATGCGTGCCTGAAGCCTTGCACCGGCATTGGCGCAGACGCCACTGCCGGCCCACCCACCAGCGCCAGTAGAGCATGGTGGTGAAGTAGCCAAGGATGCCCAGCACCACACCACACACTACCGAGCCGAGCAGGAAAGGTTGCCACAACGTCGACAGCTGGTCGGTTATCCACTGGAAAGTCAGCTCGTCGGGCAGGGTGCGCGGCGGTACCTGCATCAGCCAGGCGCCGGTCATGTAGGTGACGAAGAACACCGGTGGCATGGTCAGCGGGTTGGTCAGCCAAACCAGGCTTACCGCGATCGGCAGGTTGCCGCGCAGCGGAATGGCCAGCGCGGCAGCCAGCAGCATTTGCGCCGGCATCGGGATCAGCGCCGCGAACAGGCCAACGCCCATGGCCCTCGCCACCGAGTGGCGGTTCAGGTGCCAGAGGTTCGGGTCATGCAGCAACTTGCCGAAAAAGCGTAAGGACTTGTGTTCCCGAATACTGATCGGGTCCGGCATGTAGCGTTTGAAAAGTCGGCGCGGCATGTAGGCTCCCGGAGCGTTGATCCGGGCAGTATGCCCTGATTCCCGCTCAGCCTCGTTTAGAGTTTGTGACAATTGTTGAGCAAGCGCTGCCGGCAATTGGGCTATGCCTCAGGAGGTGATTTCGCTTCTGGAGCTCTACTTCATGCGCACAGGGATGTTTGCGCTCGCGCTCGGGCTGTTGTGCCTGGGCTTTCTTCCCGCATTGCCATCGGTCGGATGGCTGGTGCTGCTGGCTGTAGCCGGTGGCCTCGGCCTGTTCACCCGTCTGTGGCCGCTGGGCTGTTTTCTGTTGGGCCTGTGTTGGGCCTGCTGGTCTGCGCAGCAGGCGCTGGATGACCGCCTGGCAACCGGGCTGGATGGCCGCACCTTGTGGCTTGAGGGCCGGGTGGTCGGCCTGCCGACCCGGACTGCGCAGGGTGTGCGCTTCGAGCTGGACGCGGCCCGCTCGCGGCGGGCAGAGCTGCCGCAGCGCCTGCAACTGAGCTGGTTCGACGGCCCGCCGCTGCGCGCGGGCGAGCAGTGGCGGCTGGCGGTGACCTTGCAGCGCCCGGCCGGGCTGCTCAACCCGCATGGACCGGACCGTGAGGCGCAATTGCTGGCGCGGCGGGTCGGTGCGACCGGTACGGTCAAGGCCGGGCAGTTGCTGGCGCCGGTTGTCGGCGGCTGGCGCGACACGCTGCGCCAGCGCCTGCTGGCAGTCGAGGCCAATGGCCGGCAGGCAGCGTTGGTGGCGCTGGTGCTTGGCGACGGGGCGGGCCTGGCCCGGGAGGACTGGCAAACGTTGCAGGCCACCGGCACGGTGCACCTGTTGGTGATCTCTGGCCAGCACATCGGCCTGGTTGCCGGCTTGCTGTATGGCCTGGTTGCCGGGCTGGCGCGTTGGGGGCTGTGGCCCGCTCGGTTGCCGTGGCTGCCCTGGGCGTGTGGCTTGGCCATGGCTGCGGCACTGGCCTACGGTTGGTTGGCTGGTGGCGGTGTACCGGTGCAGCGTGCCTGCCTGATGCTGGCCGTGGTGTTGCTCTGGCGCCTGCGTTTTCGCCAACTGGGTGCGACCTTGCCGTTGTTGCTGGCGCTGATTGCCGTACTGTTGGTGGAGCCGTTGGCCGCGCTGCTGCCCGGGTTCTGGCTGTCGTTCGCGGCCGTGGCCACGCTTGTCTATTGCTTCAGTGCCCGCCTGGGCAGCTGGCGGCCCTGGCAGGCCTGGACGCGGGCGCAATGGGTGATTGCGATCGGCTTGCTGCCGGTACTGCTGGCTACGGGCTTGCCGGTGAGCTTGAGTGCGCCGCTGGCCAA of the Pseudomonas asiatica genome contains:
- a CDS encoding DNA internalization-related competence protein ComEC/Rec2, with product MRTGMFALALGLLCLGFLPALPSVGWLVLLAVAGGLGLFTRLWPLGCFLLGLCWACWSAQQALDDRLATGLDGRTLWLEGRVVGLPTRTAQGVRFELDAARSRRAELPQRLQLSWFDGPPLRAGEQWRLAVTLQRPAGLLNPHGPDREAQLLARRVGATGTVKAGQLLAPVVGGWRDTLRQRLLAVEANGRQAALVALVLGDGAGLAREDWQTLQATGTVHLLVISGQHIGLVAGLLYGLVAGLARWGLWPARLPWLPWACGLAMAAALAYGWLAGGGVPVQRACLMLAVVLLWRLRFRQLGATLPLLLALIAVLLVEPLAALLPGFWLSFAAVATLVYCFSARLGSWRPWQAWTRAQWVIAIGLLPVLLATGLPVSLSAPLANLVAVPWVSLAVLPLALLGTLLLPLGGVGEALLWLAGGLLDVLFRLLELVAQQQSAWLPAVLPLWAWLLVCLGTLLVLMPRGVPLRGLGGVMLLALWVPRETVPFGQVEVWQLDVGQGLAVLLRTRHHNLLYDAGPARGESDLGERVVLPTLRKLGVGSLDLMLVSHAHADHAGGAGAIMRGLPVERVIGGELLDDLQLQPCVSGEQWMWDGVRFSMWRWADGQSSNDRSCVLLVEAQGERLLLAGDMEAGAERAWLAATEAPRIDWLQSPHHGSRSSSSEAFIRATAPRGVLISRGRNNSFGHPHAQVVERYRRHGVVMHDTAEQGALRLVLGRLGEVEGVRGQRRFWRVRVQ